A genomic window from Flavobacterium johnsoniae includes:
- a CDS encoding PorP/SprF family type IX secretion system membrane protein, protein MKKLALLLLFCSVAAFAQQDAQYTQYMHNTININPAYAGSRGVVSVFGLYRTQWVGLDGAPETSTLSVNTPLNNSRLGLGFSLVNDKIGPTNENDFSVDLSYSIQTSAEAKLSFGIKGSGNIFNLDPNKLRMENEGDPQFANFRNKFTPNVGAGVYYHSDRGYIGLSVPNFIQTNRYDDNDYAIYKEQINYYLIGGYVFNLDHYEMIKFKPAAMVKMVEGSPLQIDISGNFMFNDKFVAGVSYRWSAALSAMAGFQINKSMYIGYAYDRETTKLNNYNSGSHEIFLRFEFMKGYNRITSPRFF, encoded by the coding sequence ATGAAAAAATTAGCTTTATTACTATTGTTTTGTTCTGTTGCAGCTTTTGCTCAACAGGATGCGCAGTATACACAATATATGCACAATACCATCAATATAAATCCTGCATATGCTGGTTCGAGAGGCGTTGTAAGCGTTTTTGGATTGTACAGAACACAGTGGGTAGGATTGGATGGTGCACCAGAAACAAGTACTTTATCTGTAAATACACCTTTAAATAACAGCAGATTAGGATTAGGATTTTCTTTAGTTAATGATAAAATTGGACCTACAAACGAAAATGATTTTTCAGTAGATCTTTCTTATTCTATTCAGACTTCGGCGGAAGCCAAATTATCATTTGGGATCAAAGGATCAGGTAATATTTTTAATCTTGATCCAAACAAGTTGAGAATGGAAAATGAAGGAGATCCGCAGTTTGCAAATTTTAGAAATAAATTTACTCCTAATGTTGGAGCAGGTGTTTACTATCATTCAGATAGAGGATATATTGGGTTGTCTGTTCCAAATTTTATTCAGACCAATCGTTATGATGATAATGATTATGCTATTTACAAAGAGCAGATTAATTATTATTTAATTGGTGGATATGTTTTCAATCTAGATCATTATGAAATGATCAAATTTAAGCCAGCAGCGATGGTTAAGATGGTCGAAGGTTCGCCTTTGCAAATTGATATTTCAGGAAATTTTATGTTTAATGATAAGTTTGTTGCAGGAGTTTCGTACAGATGGAGCGCAGCTTTAAGTGCAATGGCTGGATTTCAGATTAACAAAAGTATGTACATCGGATATGCTTATGACCGTGAAACAACAAAACTGAATAATTATAATTCAGGTTCTCATGAGATCTTCCTTCGTTTTGAGTTTATGAAAGGTTATAACCGAATTACATCACCAAGATTTTTCTAA